attaacatcaacgtttCGACGGTTGCATTGTGCAAGCATGATGCCCTCGGGCCTACAAATGCTCTGTGCGGTCGCGTACTTTGTTGAGTTAAGTAAgtgaaaaccatacttactgtgCTGACGTGGAGATGCTGCCATGCTGACTGAACTGGTACGACTGAAGACGTCTCGAGGGATCCCGAGTTTTTTATACAGCAGCTGCACGTGCTATGACGTCACGCATTGACGTCACGAACCTGTTGCTTCTGCACCGCCTCTTGCACCGCTTGTCTGATCTGTTCTAAGAAGTGTCTCTCTTCCAGATACATGGCGATCACAAACAGCAACGTGAACAACATGATGATGAATGACAAGTCTCACACACAAActcttctttatatatacacacacatgcgaTGACATCATGACCTTGGATGACATCACTCGGTCGTCTCTGTCACTGTGACTGGTTCTGCATCGCTTCTCTGACCTGTTCTAAAAATTGACTCCGTGACTCCGTCCCTCCATAAGATCAACATTCTACGATCATCCCAAACATCCTGCAGAGTCAGTTGTCGTCTGTCACTGGGTGGAGCCTCTCTGGGAGTCTCTGTGGGAGTCTCTACTCCCAACACTCTCATGGCGTCTGTCTCACCACATTCCTTCAACGCTTTGCAAAAGAGGGTGTAAGCTTGGGGTCCTCGCCGGGGTAGAACATCTAATAAAGCTCTGATCCGATTGTAAGAGGTTTGTGGTACCTCCATGATGTCAGCCTTCATGAAGAGGGTAAGGAGTTTAAACTCCACCAATTTGTCGACCACAGCTTCGATATCTTTGATGGCTACGACGAGACTGAGGCGATTGGTCCTGAGCTTATCACGGTGAACAGACTGCAtccttttgtgttttttggCTTGAGGGTGCCGAAACATACCGAAAACCAAGAGGTGAGTGTGTGCTCTCTCTCTGACGACTAAAGTCAGAATGAGGAGTTGCGTTGAGGAGGTCTTTATGACGCGTGACGTCAGGACACGTGACGTCAGGACACGTGACGTCAGGACACGTGACAACAGGGTTTGACCAATGAGGTGTTAGGAGGGTGTGCGACCATGGACTCTACCAGGTCTGTGCCTAACAAGATCATCATAAAAAAGGGTGACCATGGACTCCACCAGGTCTAACCCTGAAGACAAATGACACGACACATGAATATCCATACATCacatgatgttttttttatgactcttgatacacatacaaacaaacaaaccatgtaTACAGTATCATTAGTTTTCTTGTCCATGACATGATCAGCAACCACCACAACAGTCACTTTGTTGAGTCCTCAGGCATAGTCACTCGCCCTTATAGCCATAAGGTAGTGTTTCCACGGGCATGCCTTCGGAATCGTAAATCACGCGTCGCTTGGTGTACACCATGCGGTACACTTTGCTGGTGTCCTTGGACAGCAAGGTGTTGTTCTGGCGGAGTCCTGTCCGTATGATCCGACGTGGATAGGGGACTGTGATGCTGACTCGATCCCTCTTACAGATGAGGTTCTTCATGCTGTCAAAGTGAACGTAATGACTTGCCCTGTGATTGAGAGTAAAACCTCGGACTTTGCTGACAGCTACTACGCTGCCGTCGGGTTGAGGATGCCGTAGCTTGTAGGTGTAGTTCTTAGGCCCTGCCGAGGCAAAGATCTGAATGCTATTGCCCCCTCCCAGCTCGTCGGTGAGTTCTCCCAAGGTGTCTCCCAGGGGAGGGTTGTACTGTAGGGGGCGGTGGATGTAAATGATACTGTCTGTATCAAAGTACAGGATGTGGCGATCCAAAGGTTTCAGGTAGGAGTAGAGCTTGAGACGGGCTTGTGCTGTGACCCAGGCTGCAATGACCACGTTGTGAGCAGGATGTGGATCGTGAAATTCTGGGCGAGGTTCATACGTGACACAGAGGAGGTCTTCGTTGATAATGTTGACATCCTTTACTTGGCACCGTTCATCCCGAAGGAGGGCAAAGTACCTTTGTGGAGAACTGATGTACTCTGTCCTGTCGAAcccgatacgttgaccaaactTGCCCCAGTGGTTGTTTAGGCAGGCTTTCGCGAGGGCACGTAGTCCAGGGTTTTTGCGAATGTGAGCACGATCCAACGTGACTCCTTCTTTTTGCTGAATCTCCCTGATGTACTCCTCGGGGTCTGTACAACCTTCAGGGTATCCGCTGGCCTCTTGTTTGATCTGGAAGAAATTGTTCACATACTTGGCAAACAATCCTCCCTCTTGCGTGTCAGGGTCGTAGGTGGTAAGTCTGTCAAAATGCCAAGCCTCGTAGATGTCAAGGACTTGATAACCGCACTCTTGAACGGCATACTGCTGACGTAGGTGCCCACCCATGCTCGGTCTTCGTCACCGTGGGGACAGGAGCCAACAAACTCTTCTTCAGCACAAGTGCGACACAGAGGAAACAGCAGCTTGCCATGGACGCGGTAAGGAAGCAGTGGATGGTAGAGGTCCGTGGGTGGCAAGACCCGACACTGAATGAGTCCATGAAGGTCAAACAAGTCTGACACGGAAGGATGATCCTTGATCTCGGGATGTCCCAAGGGGTACGTGCCATACTTGCAGATGTAAGGGTAGACATATATTTGATCTCTTCCTCTTCCTTCGCTTCATAGTAGAGTTTGGTGGCGTTGGTGCGTCCTCCAAAGAAAGCCTCTCTGGGATCCAATGGGTCAGGCAGGTAAGCATGAGGTCCTTGCAGGGTGGTCAGGAACGCTCTCAGATCCTCGTTGTCTTTCTGTTCTTTCAAGAAATCACATTCCCACTGGGTCACTACTTGGTCGATGTCAGGATGCTGTCGTAACACACCGAGCCGGTACATGGTGTGATGGAATCGTTCCCAAGGGGCTGTGCCCAGGGTGGCATGGGGTTCACATCGGTCTGTCTTGTAACATCGAGTACAGCCATGCCAGAAACAACCCAGGTATTCGTACACGGTACGTGTGTTGGCATCGTAACCGTCTACCGTGTAGCGgctaccatcaccaccatcaaaacGAGCTTCCCCACCATTACGAGCATGTTGAATGTGGAGGCCAGGGTGTTGATGCATGATCCAGTTCAACCAGTGCAGACACTGAAGAGAGTAACGACGCTGTGGACGATAACCTTGAGGAGGTATGATGGCAATGGTACGTGGTTCCAAAAACAGCTTTCTGAAAGTGAGCATGCAAGCCATGGGGAGAGTCACTGCTTCGTAGAAAGGGTCCACGTCATTCTGCTGAATGAAGATGTGACGGAAGGCAGCACAACCTCGACGTAAAATATCCACATCACTCTGACAGTAGGCCAACAGTTCTTCGTCCAGATCAAAGACGGACCCTTCAGCCACTCGTGCATAGTACCAGGTCAAGAAAGCTTGACGTTCTGCAGGAAACATGCTGTCAGGATCATAAGTGGAGACGGGAGGATAAGGACCCACATAGCCTTGGTTATAGTCAGTGTTGAAAAAGTGTGGAAAGTATCCTTTCTTGAGTTCCGTCAATCCAAACGTTTTTGGAAACTGTTTGAGAGCCATGGTGAGGAAATTCAGGGAATCCTTAAAGACGAGACGCCCCACAGTCATCTGCAAGATGTGATTCCCTCGTAGCGTGACCTGCGGTGCTTTCACGAGATGGCGGTGGAAGTACTGTTGGAGTAAGTGCCCATCATACCCACGGTAATTGTGAGCCATGAC
The window above is part of the Haliotis asinina isolate JCU_RB_2024 chromosome 1, JCU_Hal_asi_v2, whole genome shotgun sequence genome. Proteins encoded here:
- the LOC137272093 gene encoding uncharacterized protein, translated to MPSTTTNSDELEAEDLEEDPVPYQLEPASKLVTKKFRTDSHCYKLRFNPAWLQRQQPEDLPIVLRDQFDAVLQDLRNEVNGHDGDRVGLTLEHPALDTPIRITFRRMENLQGEHIMAKVENVQQSNRDLNIDDTMDSFLLHVDDPDRIGEGHGRLKHIAGLNVFLEKKQCIVQIENENDPLCFARALVVAMHHVHQPDPVTKEWTRQWKYLCNHRRPAQLEVAKALFRQLGIPGGPCTGHATWDLFSQRLAPDYQLKIYSQDVMNRLLYKSEVPQPTKILHLYHHHHHYDVITSMAAFTGYSYYCDTCDQGYDHPQDHRCTREFCCHWCLHAGYCGDVVNEGLSCLQCGRWFRNPTCFQRRQAASPKHPSTCSTIHTCHRCYAKVNVRHIQGMVNHKCGTNRNCKICKEPLKPNHQCYMTPIEPPKCNDDGEKRNEDKERQQRQFIFYDFECTQDQGTHVPNLCVVHLGCGKCISEASSELCEKCPWRKEGEGPSRMKVFRGATTWKDMGDWLLSLAEKKTVKKRKAPSSNRPPSKRAKPSSPVDVEQEEDDDEQQEENVAIDDDEVLVMAHNYRGYDGHLLQQYFHRHLVKAPQVTLRGNHILQMTVGRLVFKDSLNFLTMALKQFPKTFGLTELKKGYFPHFFNTDYNQGYVGPYPPVSTYDPDSMFPAERQAFLTWYYARVAEGSVFDLDEELLAYCQSDVDILRRGCAAFRHIFIQQNDVDPFYEAVTLPMACMLTFRKLFLEPRTIAIIPPQGYRPQRRYSLQCLHWLNWIMHQHPGLHIQHARNGGEARFDGGDGSRYTVDGYDANTRTVYEYLGCFWHGCTRCYKTDRCEPHATLGTAPWERFHHTMYRLGVLRQHPDIDQVVTQWECDFLKEQKDNEDLRAFLTTLQGPHAYLPDPLDPREAFFGGRTNATKLYYEAKEEEEIKYMSTLTSASMARTPWDIPRSRIILPCQTCLTFMDSFSVGSCHPRTSTIHCFLTASMASCCFLCVALVLKKSLLAPVPTVTKTEHGLTTYDPDTQEGGLFAKYVNNFFQIKQEASGYPEGCTDPEEYIREIQQKEGVTLDRAHIRKNPGLRALAKACLNNHWGKFGQRIGFDRTEYISSPQRYFALLRDERCQVKDVNIINEDLLCVTYEPRPEFHDPHPAHNVVIAAWVTAQARLKLYSYLKPLDRHILYFDTDSIIYIHRPLQYNPPLGDTLGELTDELGGGNSIQIFASAGPKNYTYKLRHPQPDGSVVAVSKVRGFTLNHRASHYVHFDSMKNLICKRDRVSITVPYPRRIIRTGLRQNNTLLSKDTSKVYRMVYTKRRVIYDSEGMPVETLPYGYKGE